The Oreochromis aureus strain Israel breed Guangdong linkage group 15, ZZ_aureus, whole genome shotgun sequence genome contains the following window.
TAATGTTTTGGATAAGTTAATGTAACAAGTTGTTCTTGTCAAGAGAATACAGCCAGTCCAAAATGTAGTGCACAGACCACAGCAAGACAATTTCTGTCTACAGAGTGTAAAGAGCAATGGTTGAATGAAGAAATCAAGCAGTCGTTTCTCTGATAATCAAACCAACAATCATCCAAAACCTTCAGATAACTCATACTGACTGCAGTAAACAGAGTTACTTTGAAAGAAGAGAAAGTGGAGTGGCGGGCTCATCATTGTTTTCTGTGCCAATGTGGAACAAACCTCTGATGGTTTTCAGCCATCCCTCtgcagaggagaaacacaacagtGAGTCAGATCACAGAGTCCTGGTAAATGCATGAAATCACATGACTCTAATTAAGGTGActgctctgtttattttctgtcaaaGTATACATcagttcttgtgtttttatcaCAATAAGAGCATTTGCATGTGAGGTCAATAACATTTGGTTCATTACAGAAATATGACTGTCGATGTTTCTAATGGACATGAATGTGTTCAGCAGGAGCTTTTAGGTCAAATTCTCTTATACTGACCATGAACCAAGAGCACCACCACTTGCTGTTCCAGGGTCTTTCCCTCATTGTCGCAGACGGTGCAGATGTAAACACCTCCATCTTCACAGCTAACATTTCTCAGAGTCAGACTGGCATTTCCTGTAGTCCGTGGGTCTTTCTTCATCTCTGTGCGGCGTCGGAacggtttgttgtttttatgatgCTGTGTCTGACCCTGCTCATATACGATGGCCTTGATTTCTTTATCTTGGATACGTTTCCACTCCACTATGATGTCCTCTCTCTTACATTTTTTGGATTCAAAGGGCAGCAGGACACTTTCTGCACCCTCTGTCACATCCACTGCTTTGAGCTGGCAAACTGAGAGAGCAGAGAAGAACATCAACTGTAGCAAACAGCAGCAgtaaatcacattttttcaaaaacatgtcTTTCTGTAATGTGGATAACAGCAGGCTATGTGGTTTAGTGAAGATCACATAATCGCCTATTGCACAAAAGACTGGGAGGGGACAGAGATCTGTGGGAAGAGTGTGTCAGGAAAGGCATGCCAAAAGTCTGTTAATCAGatatgtgaaaaaaacaaaagaaccacAACCAATGTGTTAATTCATCCTATCATATATTCAGGTTTTATGTGTGAAGATAAAAGTATAGGATAAATATAATGCCTGACTGGTGCTGGATTTATTGATATCTGACAGAAAATGTCTGTCTTCTCCATTCAAGGTTAAAGacgtcttttttttaaagttttaaacatGTCATAGTTTTTTTTCCGCTTCATTCTACATGTCTTTGACCTCTTATAGGAGATTTTATCAGTATAGCATTCCTCCATGAATCCGTTTGCTTCTTATCAAGGGCAGCTTTTGTTCTTGTGAAGGCAGCTGCACAGACAACATTCATAACTTGAGAAACGAAGCTGTAAACAACATCAGTGAGGAACTGAAGGCAGAGCTTGTGGGTATAGATTAGTCgtcttcttcctttctttcagctgcttcctttAGGGGTTCCAAAATGGATCATCTGCCTCTCATTGATACAGCATACACTAAACACCACATCTATAGCACTCTCTCTTGGCATGAAGTcctactgctgctcactgatcatCACTCTTCTTCTTAGCCTAGCATCAACAACTCTTTCCCATATCTTCATGGTATCACTCTGTAGTTACTGCAGCTCTGCACATCGCCATTGTTCCTGAAAGTCAGTACCAGTACGTTTCATCGGATTTTAAACTGAAACTCTCAACATCCCCACAGGAGCAGGCCAGGTCtgcaacacacagacacacacacgcacacacacacacacactacctgCAGTTTTCTTCATCCTTTTATATACAAGGCTCATGaagacagcaacagcagcagccaaGAGAACCAGGGGAATCAGGACAGCTGGGACAACTTTGACCCAGACTGGAGAAGGTCCTGTAAAAAACACAACCTGAACATCACCCACAGCAGTTTCACTCCAGCA
Protein-coding sequences here:
- the LOC120433111 gene encoding uncharacterized protein LOC120433111, with product MKLVPVFVILAHISQHASGVEVEVYEGEESVLLPCQVPAPLSKDDVVVWRRDDLNPAIIHTLIKEHDDIINQNPRYTSRTSVQKEALHTGDLSLTLRNPTVSDSGTYICTTRSFGEDRSTTEVQLKVKGPSPVWVKVVPAVLIPLVLLAAAVAVFMSLVYKRMKKTAVCQLKAVDVTEGAESVLLPFESKKCKREDIIVEWKRIQDKEIKAIVYEQGQTQHHKNNKPFRRRTEMKKDPRTTGNASLTLRNVSCEDGGVYICTVCDNEGKTLEQQVVVLLVHEGWLKTIRGLFHIGTENNDEPATPLSLLSK